CGAAGCCCGTCGCCGCGATTGCCGCGTGGCGTGCCCAGGTTTCGTTGCGGGCGGTGATGATGAGGCGCGTCGCTTTCATCGGGAACGCTTCGGCGAACGTGTCGTCGATTGTCACGCCGTTGATGGCGAGCGGCGTCACCGTCGCGGCGGTGTCGGGCTGCATGCTAACGGCGCCGCTCATGATTGCTGTCCCGCAGGCTCGTGCGGGTGGACGCTGCACGCGGCGGGCAGCAGCCGGCCGCCGTTGCAGCACGAGCACAACTCGTCGCGGCCGATCGCGGCGTGACGGAAGTTGAACGCCAGATAGGTATCGCTGTATTCGGCCAGCGTGCGCTCGATCGAGCGGTCGAACTCCGGCTCGACATAGTGCGTGCCGCCGGCGGGCGTCGCGACGATGCGGCCGTTGCGCGCGACCAGTTCGCCATCCTTGAACACATACTCGGGCGCGGTAAACATCGCCTCACGGTCGGCCTGCTCGCGATACACGGCGATATCGGCGGCAGCGCCCGCATTCAGACGTCCACGGTCGCGCAGGCCGAGCAACCTGGCTGGGGCGGCGCGCGTCAGGATGGCGATCTCGTCGAAACTCAGTTCGCGCGTCATGCTCGCCAGCGCGGCTTGCTGCGCGACATCGGGATGCAGCTTCGCGAGCTGTTCGTCACGGAACGATTTGTCCATCAGCAGTCGGATCAGGTGGGGATAGCTGGTGAAGGGGCCGCCGTTCGGATGATCGGTGGTCAAGGTAATCTGCCACGGGTTCTTCACCATCAGGAACAGTTCGAGCCCGATCGTCCATTGCAATGCGTTGACGTAGCTTTGCTCGCGATAGCGAAACGGTACGACACCGCAACCCGCATCGCATTCGATGTCGCCAGCGATCCATTTGCGCGGCGACGCAAACTCGGCCTGTTTGACCTGCTTCATGATGTCGCCAGATGCGGTCACCGTCTGTCCGAACATGATCTGGCCGACGTCGATCGACACATTGGGATTCGCGTTGACCGCGTCGGCGATCCGCTCGGCCGCCGAAGAAAACTTGCGCGGACCCTCGACACCATAGCTATGAAACTGAATATGCGTGAGATGCCCCGGCAGTCCTTCGAGGGCGTCGATGGTGGCGAGCGTCGACTCGACGTTACCCGGCACACCGAGATTGCTGGCATGAATGTGCAGCGGATGCGGCACACGCATGTCGGTCAGCGCGCGGGCCAGTGTCTGCAGAACCTGGCGCGGCGTAATTGCGTAATGCACATGGGTTTCGTCAATATCCAGCGCGCGCTGGTTGAACTTGAACGCTGAGATCCCACCGGGATTCACGACCTTGACGCCGAGCGCCTTCGTCGCGTTGATCGTCCAGCCCACATAGTCGCGAATGCGTTCGAAGTCCGTGCCTTGCGCAAGCATGCGCAAAAACAGCTCGTCGTTGCCGAGCATCACGTACGCACCGTGATCGATGATCGGTGTATCGCCCATTTCAAGGTGGGTGTGACGCGCATTCGAAGCCATCATCGCCGGCTCGAACGCAGCGGTATAGCCCATCTCGGCGTAGCGATAGCCGGTGGCGAGCGTACCGGGCGTGCAGACGCCGCACGACGCGAGTTCGCCAGAATTGGCTTCAGCCTCCCGTCGCGCCCGCGACCGATGATCTTCCGGCATCAGCATGCGCGCGAGATTGACCTTGCCGCCGCCGATGTGCGAATGCATATCGATGCCCCCCGCCATCACGGCCATGCCGCTGACATCGTATTCGCGATCCACGGCTTCTTCAGCGGCCAGCTCGACGATGCGGCCGTCGCGCACGCCGATATCCGCGATCTGTCCGTTGATCCGGTTGGCCGGATCGAACACCCGGCCGCCGCGCAAACGAAATGTGCTCATACCCTGCCCTCCCGTTGCGCGGCGAGCCGCTGGTCGAGTTCTATCGCGACGCTGGCGACGCTCGGCAGCGTGTCCGTGTAGACCGGCGTGAGCGGCAGCACGACGCCGCCGTCCGCACGGAACAGATGACCGGGCGAACCGATGCCCGGCGTCGAAACCGGAAGGAAGACGGTCGGGCCAGGGCGGTCCATGCAGGCGCCGGCAAGGCGTGGGTGGCCTAAGACTATGGTCGGCAACTCGGTGGGTGGCGGCGCGAGATC
Above is a genomic segment from Paraburkholderia aromaticivorans containing:
- a CDS encoding formylmethanofuran dehydrogenase subunit A — encoded protein: MSTFRLRGGRVFDPANRINGQIADIGVRDGRIVELAAEEAVDREYDVSGMAVMAGGIDMHSHIGGGKVNLARMLMPEDHRSRARREAEANSGELASCGVCTPGTLATGYRYAEMGYTAAFEPAMMASNARHTHLEMGDTPIIDHGAYVMLGNDELFLRMLAQGTDFERIRDYVGWTINATKALGVKVVNPGGISAFKFNQRALDIDETHVHYAITPRQVLQTLARALTDMRVPHPLHIHASNLGVPGNVESTLATIDALEGLPGHLTHIQFHSYGVEGPRKFSSAAERIADAVNANPNVSIDVGQIMFGQTVTASGDIMKQVKQAEFASPRKWIAGDIECDAGCGVVPFRYREQSYVNALQWTIGLELFLMVKNPWQITLTTDHPNGGPFTSYPHLIRLLMDKSFRDEQLAKLHPDVAQQAALASMTRELSFDEIAILTRAAPARLLGLRDRGRLNAGAAADIAVYREQADREAMFTAPEYVFKDGELVARNGRIVATPAGGTHYVEPEFDRSIERTLAEYSDTYLAFNFRHAAIGRDELCSCCNGGRLLPAACSVHPHEPAGQQS